From the genome of Nicotiana sylvestris chromosome 2, ASM39365v2, whole genome shotgun sequence, one region includes:
- the LOC138885805 gene encoding uncharacterized protein yields MPGLDPKVAVHHLAVKNVKYPTWVSSIVLVRKKNGQIRVCVDFRDLNNACPKDEFPFPIPELMINATTSYEAMSFMDGSSGYNQIRMAPKDEELTTFRTPKGIYCYKAVKGQALPDFLADRLIPDDWELTDELPDEDAMAVEVQPPWKMYFDSAAHRGGAGASIVFVTPQVFGDSQLVVNQLLGSYEIKKPELCPYHDYAKKLMGCLRDVTIQYVPRKENKKDDALATLASSLALPDQAQVTVYQKWVVPPPNEVEGEDNELKHLVVVSDVEKEEWRQPIIDYLCYGILPENPRRRTEIRHRTPRFLYYKDTLYRRSFEGVLLRCLEEEEALQALQEAHFGGLDVIGPLPKSSGGHLYILAATDYFSKWAEAVALKEVKRKNVARKFTSKWDGPYVVQKAYSSGAYKLVDADGMRIDPINDKFLKKYYL; encoded by the exons atgcctggcttggacccgaaagtagcagtccatcaccttgcagtcaaaaatg ttaagtacccaacatgggtttcaagtattgtccttgtaaggaagaagaatggccagattcgagtatGCGTTGACTTTAGGGACCTCAATAATGCATGTCCCAAAGATGAATTCCCGTTTCCTATTCCAGAGCTGATGATCAATGCTACTACTAGTTATgaggcaatgtctttcatggacggttcgtcaggctataaccaaattcgcatggcaccaaaagatgaagagcttactacGTTTCGcacccccaagggtatttattgctacaag gctgtaaaaggacaagcattgccAGACTTCTTAGCAGATCGCCTGATACCTGATGACTgggagctaactgatgaactacctgatgaggacgcaatggccgttgaagttcaacctccatggaagatgtactttgatagTGCTGCGCATCGTGGGGGAGCCGGGGCTAGCATAGTATTTGTCACTCCTcaag tctttggtgactcccagttagtggtcaatcagcttttgggtagTTACGAGATCAAGAAGCCTGAACTATGCCCATATCATGATTATGCAAAAAAATTGATGGGGTGTCTCAGGGATGTGACTATTCAATAtgtaccaaggaaagaaaataagaaggatgATGCTTTAGCTACTCTAGCTTCATCATTAGCCCTACCTGACCAAGCGCAAGTTACCGTCtaccaaaaatgggtagtaccgccgccAAATGAGGTCGAAGGTGAAGATAacgaactcaagcatcttgttgttgtttctgatgttgagaaagaagaatggcgacaacctattatcgactacttatgctatgggatacttccagaaaatccaagaagaagGACTGAAATCCGTCATCGTacacctcgcttcctttactataaggatactctatacagaaggtcgTTCGAGGGAGTACTTTTGCGATgcctagaagaagaagaagctctccaagctttgcaagaggcgCATTttggg GGattggatgttattggaccattgccaaagtcctctggtgggcacctatacatcttggctgcaactgactacttctcaaaatgggccgAAGcagttgctcttaaggaagtaaaaaggaaaaatgttgcaa ggaagttcacttcaaaatgggatgggccatatgtcgtacaaaaagcttattcaagtggggcttacaagctggttgatgcagatggtatGAGAATCGACCCTATCAACgacaagtttttgaagaagtattatctgtaa